One Leptidea sinapis chromosome 32, ilLepSina1.1, whole genome shotgun sequence genomic region harbors:
- the LOC126974345 gene encoding CDK5RAP3-like protein isoform X2 produces the protein MPKHDDIAALLSGSYINYFHCLKIIEILKETEADTKNLFGRYGSQRMKDWVDVVKCYEKDNLYLAEAAQILARNISYEIPGLKKQIAKEEQAQLDCEKKHTDYLKSEASTKSEFLNLCKQLGIKGDKIKRELVERLQELSAIYDKIGGSLKPLRPSIELYTAFSKYILGDQATEVLPLLQHVIENGNTTVYEWTYGEAPLQIEEDPVHIDVDDEQGAGDQIDFGDHIDFGTLDTPAEIDFGDGDAAEIDWGNLNATADVNVSGEISGVSLEESGIVVEAQGVAGGVARGREALRLLDHPATRNQIIDQLVELESFLKMRLHETNVSNESSSFSLIQQLPTESVAALAAMLDSVHVATSSLLAPEITHLHNVKHSPKYVDVLSGQLQQKLAVCDKLSRLAARERDRAIGASETATELRPLLARIIERTKELQANIEMEISKKYKGRPVNIIGGVKFL, from the exons ATGCCAAAACACGATGATATTGCTGCTCTACTATCAGGAAGCTATATAAACTATTTTCACTGCCTAAAAATAATTGAGATATTAAAAGAAACTGAAGCAGACACTAAAAATCTTTTTGGAAGATATGGTTCACAAAGAATGAAAGATTGGGTGGATGTTGTGAAGTGTTATGAGAAGGACAACTTGTATTTAGCTGAAGCAGCTCAAATACTTGCTAGAAATATTAGCTATGAAATACCTGGCTTGAAGAAACAAATAGCAAAAGAGGAACAAGCTCAACTT gaCTGTGAAAAAAAACACACTGATTATCTGAAGAGTGAAGCATCAACGAAAAGTGAATTTCTTAATCTGTGTAAGCAGCTTGGCATCAAAGGTGACAAGATAAAGCGAGAATTAGTTGAGAGGCTTCAGGAATTATCTGCGATATATGATAAG ATTGGAGGGTCACTGAAACCATTAAGACCAAGTATAGAATTGTACACAGCATTTTCAAAATACATCCTTGGTGATCAGGCTACAGAAGTACTGCCACTGCTGCAACATGTGATAGAAAATGGTAACACAACAGTATATGAATGGACATATGGTGAAGCACCACTGCAGATTGAAGAGGACCCTGTGCATATTGATGTTGATGATGAGCAGGGTGCAGGAGATCAG ATTGATTTTGGTGATCACATTGATTTTGGGACCTTGGATACTCCGGCTGAAATAGATTTCGGTGACGGAGATGCAGCTGAGATAGACTGGGGCAATTTGAATGCAACAGCTGAtgtt AATGTGAGTGGCGAGATCTCGGGGGTGTCTTTGGAGGAGTCTGGTATCGTGGTGGAGGCACAGGGCGTGGCCGGAGGAGTTGCTCGCGGGAGGGAAGCTCTGCGCCTACTGGACCACCCCGCCACCAGGAACCAGATCATAGATCAACTTGTCGAG ctAGAATCATTCCTGAAGATGCGACTCCACGAGACGAACGTTTCCAACGAGAGCTCGAGCTTCTCGTTGATACAACAACTGCCGACGGAGAGCGTCGCTGCTCTGGCGGCCATGTTGGACTCCGTACACGTGGCGACCTCCTCGCTGTTAGCGCCGGAAATAACTCACTTGCACAACGTTAAACATTCCCCTAA ATACGTGGACGTGTTGAGCGGCCAGCTACAACAGAAGCTGGCCGTGTGTGACAAACTGTCGCGCCTGGCCGCGCGCGAGCGGGACAGAGCTATCGGCGCGAGCGAGACGGCCACGGAGCTGCGGCCCCTGCTAGCGAGGATCATTGAACGAACTAAGGAGTTGCAGGCCAAT attGAAATGGAAATCTCTAAAAAGTACAAAGGGCGTCCTGTCAACATAATCGGCGGTGTTAAATTCCTGTAA
- the LOC126974345 gene encoding CDK5RAP3-like protein isoform X1: MEESNIPIDINIGKLQDWLISRRHVNKDWQKNILAVREKINNAIQDMPKHDDIAALLSGSYINYFHCLKIIEILKETEADTKNLFGRYGSQRMKDWVDVVKCYEKDNLYLAEAAQILARNISYEIPGLKKQIAKEEQAQLDCEKKHTDYLKSEASTKSEFLNLCKQLGIKGDKIKRELVERLQELSAIYDKIGGSLKPLRPSIELYTAFSKYILGDQATEVLPLLQHVIENGNTTVYEWTYGEAPLQIEEDPVHIDVDDEQGAGDQIDFGDHIDFGTLDTPAEIDFGDGDAAEIDWGNLNATADVNVSGEISGVSLEESGIVVEAQGVAGGVARGREALRLLDHPATRNQIIDQLVELESFLKMRLHETNVSNESSSFSLIQQLPTESVAALAAMLDSVHVATSSLLAPEITHLHNVKHSPKYVDVLSGQLQQKLAVCDKLSRLAARERDRAIGASETATELRPLLARIIERTKELQANIEMEISKKYKGRPVNIIGGVKFL, translated from the exons ATGGAA gaGAGCAACATACCCATTGATATAAATATCGGCAAACTTCAAGATTGGCTTATAAGCCGTCGTCATGTAAATAAAGATtggcaaaaaaatatattagcagTGAgggaaaaaattaataatgccATACAAGACATGCCAAAACACGATGATATTGCTGCTCTACTATCAGGAAGCTATATAAACTATTTTCACTGCCTAAAAATAATTGAGATATTAAAAGAAACTGAAGCAGACACTAAAAATCTTTTTGGAAGATATGGTTCACAAAGAATGAAAGATTGGGTGGATGTTGTGAAGTGTTATGAGAAGGACAACTTGTATTTAGCTGAAGCAGCTCAAATACTTGCTAGAAATATTAGCTATGAAATACCTGGCTTGAAGAAACAAATAGCAAAAGAGGAACAAGCTCAACTT gaCTGTGAAAAAAAACACACTGATTATCTGAAGAGTGAAGCATCAACGAAAAGTGAATTTCTTAATCTGTGTAAGCAGCTTGGCATCAAAGGTGACAAGATAAAGCGAGAATTAGTTGAGAGGCTTCAGGAATTATCTGCGATATATGATAAG ATTGGAGGGTCACTGAAACCATTAAGACCAAGTATAGAATTGTACACAGCATTTTCAAAATACATCCTTGGTGATCAGGCTACAGAAGTACTGCCACTGCTGCAACATGTGATAGAAAATGGTAACACAACAGTATATGAATGGACATATGGTGAAGCACCACTGCAGATTGAAGAGGACCCTGTGCATATTGATGTTGATGATGAGCAGGGTGCAGGAGATCAG ATTGATTTTGGTGATCACATTGATTTTGGGACCTTGGATACTCCGGCTGAAATAGATTTCGGTGACGGAGATGCAGCTGAGATAGACTGGGGCAATTTGAATGCAACAGCTGAtgtt AATGTGAGTGGCGAGATCTCGGGGGTGTCTTTGGAGGAGTCTGGTATCGTGGTGGAGGCACAGGGCGTGGCCGGAGGAGTTGCTCGCGGGAGGGAAGCTCTGCGCCTACTGGACCACCCCGCCACCAGGAACCAGATCATAGATCAACTTGTCGAG ctAGAATCATTCCTGAAGATGCGACTCCACGAGACGAACGTTTCCAACGAGAGCTCGAGCTTCTCGTTGATACAACAACTGCCGACGGAGAGCGTCGCTGCTCTGGCGGCCATGTTGGACTCCGTACACGTGGCGACCTCCTCGCTGTTAGCGCCGGAAATAACTCACTTGCACAACGTTAAACATTCCCCTAA ATACGTGGACGTGTTGAGCGGCCAGCTACAACAGAAGCTGGCCGTGTGTGACAAACTGTCGCGCCTGGCCGCGCGCGAGCGGGACAGAGCTATCGGCGCGAGCGAGACGGCCACGGAGCTGCGGCCCCTGCTAGCGAGGATCATTGAACGAACTAAGGAGTTGCAGGCCAAT attGAAATGGAAATCTCTAAAAAGTACAAAGGGCGTCCTGTCAACATAATCGGCGGTGTTAAATTCCTGTAA